One window of Candidatus Nitrospira kreftii genomic DNA carries:
- a CDS encoding hypothetical protein (conserved protein of unknown function) produces the protein MPASGLRGIHDIPLGSHICTFYRQPKYFLRMSASFLKAGLINHEACVWILPSPVTLESAVHALSQHGLDAAELQATQQLQILLAHDYYFASSLFDVDAALNRLVSLCVMARQLGYRSVRAAGGPGPFLSEGRRRAFMRYEQHATEVIARHPGIGLCCYPSPHCLPATEIFDIMSTHPKAFLRTHDGWATV, from the coding sequence ATGCCTGCCAGCGGTCTTCGCGGTATTCATGATATCCCGTTAGGGTCTCATATCTGCACATTTTACCGACAACCCAAATATTTTCTCCGAATGAGCGCCTCCTTTCTCAAGGCAGGCTTGATCAACCATGAAGCATGCGTCTGGATTCTTCCGTCCCCGGTGACACTCGAATCCGCTGTTCATGCGCTCTCCCAGCATGGTTTGGATGCTGCAGAACTGCAAGCCACGCAGCAGCTTCAAATCTTATTGGCACACGACTATTATTTTGCTTCAAGCCTCTTTGATGTCGATGCTGCCTTAAATCGGCTCGTGTCGCTATGTGTGATGGCCCGCCAACTGGGCTACAGGAGCGTCCGTGCCGCCGGCGGTCCCGGGCCGTTTCTCTCCGAGGGACGTCGCCGAGCCTTTATGCGCTATGAACAACATGCGACGGAGGTCATCGCCAGACATCCGGGGATCGGATTATGTTGCTATCCCTCCCCCCACTGTTTACCGGCCACCGAGATCTTCGACATTATGAGTACGCATCCGAAAGCGTTCCTGCGAACACACGACGGTTGGGCCACCGTCTAA
- a CDS encoding hypothetical protein (conserved protein of unknown function) — MTRIFMVMERSRDPKTHEVRYPVKRVLPGGATDPAGMEIDLWVRSKAQNAHNFPPFETFIHLFWEEVTWR; from the coding sequence ATGACGCGCATTTTTATGGTGATGGAGCGCTCGCGTGATCCCAAGACCCATGAGGTCCGCTATCCGGTGAAACGTGTGTTGCCAGGGGGCGCAACAGATCCGGCCGGGATGGAGATTGATCTCTGGGTGCGGTCCAAAGCACAAAATGCACACAACTTTCCGCCTTTTGAAACCTTTATCCATCTCTTCTGGGAAGAAGTTACGTGGCGATAA
- a CDS encoding ECF family RNA polymerase sigma factor, whose protein sequence is MTEPNKESGQANSGVGNLARILENEPAFRAFLGRQLGDRTIADDVFQQCLVRAIEHQHTIKREESVVPWFYRVLRNAVIDYYRAKAAQRGQHDAFEKDAQVLQLQAVPSLDEIKGTICHCIEEVIAALRPNYAELIRRIDLHGEAPAMVAKALHISQNNATVRLHRARQALRMSLEATCGVCTKHGCLNCTCSTR, encoded by the coding sequence ATGACTGAACCAAATAAAGAATCTGGTCAGGCCAACTCGGGCGTGGGCAATCTCGCACGTATTCTCGAGAACGAACCGGCCTTCCGTGCTTTCTTAGGGAGACAATTGGGCGACCGGACAATCGCGGACGACGTGTTCCAGCAATGCCTGGTACGCGCAATCGAGCATCAACATACCATCAAAAGGGAGGAGAGCGTCGTGCCCTGGTTCTATCGTGTCCTCCGAAATGCAGTGATTGATTACTACCGTGCCAAAGCGGCTCAGCGGGGACAGCATGACGCCTTCGAAAAGGATGCTCAAGTACTCCAGCTACAAGCAGTACCGTCCCTAGACGAGATCAAGGGTACGATTTGCCACTGCATAGAAGAAGTAATAGCCGCCCTACGTCCCAACTATGCAGAACTCATTCGACGTATTGATCTACACGGTGAAGCGCCGGCAATGGTCGCCAAGGCTCTCCATATCTCCCAAAACAATGCCACGGTACGACTCCATCGAGCACGACAAGCACTCCGCATGTCCCTTGAAGCAACGTGTGGAGTCTGTACGAAACACGGCTGTCTTAACTGTACCTGCTCAACCCGTTGA